One region of Epilithonimonas zeae genomic DNA includes:
- a CDS encoding septal ring lytic transglycosylase RlpA family protein, translated as MKTFYRITQYVFKTYILLLTIFVISCGSRNSGSGYKSTSVSYYANKFDGKKTASGETYRHSKMTGAHKSLSFGTRVEIVNVENDKSVIITVNDRGPLKPSREFDLSQGAFKKIANLNAGIIKVKYRILK; from the coding sequence ATGAAAACTTTTTACAGAATAACCCAATATGTATTTAAAACGTACATTTTGTTACTGACTATATTTGTAATTTCTTGTGGAAGTCGTAACTCAGGTTCTGGTTACAAATCCACATCTGTATCCTATTATGCTAATAAATTTGATGGTAAAAAGACGGCAAGTGGAGAAACTTACAGACATTCTAAAATGACGGGTGCTCACAAGTCACTTTCATTTGGCACGCGAGTAGAAATTGTGAATGTTGAGAATGATAAATCAGTCATCATTACTGTAAATGACAGAGGACCATTGAAACCTTCCAGAGAATTTGATTTGAGTCAGGGTGCTTTTAAAAAAATAGCCAACCTGAATGCCGGAATCATAAAAGTAAAATATAGAATCCTTAAATAA
- a CDS encoding deoxycytidylate deaminase, which produces MNYNKFDIAYLKMASEWANLSYCKRKKVGALIVKDRMIISDGYNGTPSGFENNCEDEEGKTNWFVLHAEANAILKIASSTQSCKGATLYITMSPCKECSKLILQSGIEKVVYMTGYSDDSGLEFLKNAGIEILNITEQELYIL; this is translated from the coding sequence ATGAATTATAATAAATTCGATATTGCTTATCTTAAGATGGCGTCTGAATGGGCAAATCTGTCTTACTGTAAGAGAAAAAAAGTGGGTGCGCTTATTGTAAAAGACAGAATGATAATTTCTGACGGCTACAACGGAACACCGTCTGGATTCGAGAATAATTGTGAAGATGAAGAAGGAAAAACCAATTGGTTTGTACTTCACGCAGAAGCCAACGCTATTTTGAAAATAGCTAGCAGCACACAATCTTGCAAAGGTGCAACGTTATATATAACAATGTCTCCATGTAAAGAATGCAGTAAATTGATATTACAATCTGGAATCGAAAAAGTGGTTTATATGACCGGCTATTCTGACGACAGTGGATTAGAATTTTTAAAAAACGCAGGAATTGAGATTTTAAACATTACAGAACAAGAATTATATATCTTATGA
- a CDS encoding dimethylarginine dimethylaminohydrolase family protein, producing MNLNIKNETGRLKSVVLGQPKSNGPVPTLAESYDAKSYNTIENNIYPTEEDIVFEMTEFEKVLKKYDVEVFRPKIIKDYNQVFARDVAFVIEDKMIISNIIPDRADEQEAYRHIIDKVSWRNVINLPEKAHIEGGDVIVWDEFLFVGTSYSPDYRNLKTARTNEYAIEILKEYFPKKRIIDLDLKKNDTKPYEGILHLDCTFNPIGEDKCVIYKNGFVDEDDYQLVIDIFGEENCFNINDEEMFQMFPNVFSIAPDVVVSDKAFTRMNDHFRNEWGITVEEIPYREISKMGGLLRCSTLPLVRE from the coding sequence ATGAATCTTAATATCAAAAACGAAACAGGAAGGCTGAAATCTGTAGTTCTAGGACAACCAAAATCTAACGGACCAGTTCCTACACTTGCAGAGAGTTATGATGCAAAATCGTACAACACAATCGAGAATAATATCTACCCAACAGAAGAAGATATTGTTTTCGAAATGACAGAGTTCGAAAAAGTGTTGAAGAAATATGATGTTGAGGTTTTTCGTCCAAAAATTATCAAAGACTACAATCAGGTTTTTGCCCGCGATGTAGCTTTTGTAATTGAGGATAAAATGATAATTTCTAATATTATTCCTGACAGAGCCGACGAACAGGAAGCTTACAGGCATATTATCGACAAGGTTTCTTGGAGAAATGTGATTAATCTTCCGGAAAAAGCGCATATCGAAGGGGGCGACGTCATTGTTTGGGATGAGTTTCTTTTTGTTGGAACAAGTTATAGTCCAGATTACCGGAATCTTAAAACCGCTAGAACCAACGAATATGCTATCGAAATCCTGAAAGAATATTTCCCCAAAAAGAGAATTATCGACCTAGATCTGAAGAAAAATGATACCAAACCTTACGAAGGAATTTTACATTTGGATTGTACGTTCAACCCGATTGGCGAGGACAAATGTGTAATTTATAAAAATGGATTTGTGGATGAGGATGACTATCAATTGGTGATAGATATTTTTGGCGAAGAAAATTGTTTCAATATCAATGATGAAGAGATGTTCCAAATGTTCCCGAATGTTTTCTCAATTGCACCAGATGTAGTTGTTTCGGACAAAGCTTTCACGAGAATGAATGACCATTTCCGAAACGAATGGGGAATTACAGTTGAGGAAATTCCTTACCGCGAAATTTCTAAAATGGGAGGTCTTTTAAGATGTTCGACTTTACCTTTAGTAAGAGAGTAA
- a CDS encoding thioredoxin family protein, whose amino-acid sequence MSNTPSNMLALGTKAPDFKLPNPSENNELQSLESLKGKKGTLVIFMCNHCPFVLHIIDKLEELYEDYKSQGIEFIAINSNDVDKYPADSPEMMVDFVDERNIKFPYLYDESQDVAKAYEAACTPDFYFFDENLSLIYRGQMDDSRPGNQKEITGEDLIVAFENLLAGAEQEDFQKPSLGCNIKWK is encoded by the coding sequence ATGTCAAATACACCTTCGAATATGTTGGCTTTAGGAACAAAAGCTCCGGATTTTAAACTTCCTAATCCTTCAGAAAATAACGAGTTACAAAGCCTCGAATCTTTGAAAGGAAAGAAAGGAACTTTGGTTATTTTTATGTGTAACCATTGTCCATTTGTTCTTCATATCATCGATAAGTTGGAAGAATTGTATGAAGATTATAAATCTCAGGGAATTGAATTTATTGCCATTAATTCTAATGATGTAGATAAATACCCAGCAGATTCTCCAGAAATGATGGTTGATTTTGTAGATGAAAGAAACATCAAATTTCCTTATTTATATGATGAATCTCAAGATGTAGCAAAAGCTTATGAAGCAGCTTGTACACCGGATTTTTACTTCTTCGATGAAAATCTAAGTTTGATTTATCGTGGTCAAATGGATGACTCGCGTCCAGGCAATCAAAAAGAAATTACAGGCGAAGATTTGATCGTTGCGTTCGAAAATCTTCTGGCAGGAGCTGAGCAGGAAGATTTCCAGAAGCCAAGTTTGGGTTGCAATATCAAGTGGAAATAA
- a CDS encoding enoyl-CoA hydratase/isomerase family protein, giving the protein MSYESIKLTIDRKIAVVTINRPESLNALNAQVLNDLENVFDTLASDKNVNCVIVTGSGEKSFVAGADIKEFSAYSSEKAKELSKRGHSVFQKIEDLNKPVIAAINGFALGGGLELALSCHIRYASENAKLGLPEVTLGLIPGYGGTQRLPKLVGKGLANEMIFSAKMITAEKAKSIGLVNEVFSLEELLAKTQELAEQIVKNSPLGIAKAIKAVNASDKENGMETEIDSFGELFSGEDFKEGVSAFLEKRKPAFN; this is encoded by the coding sequence ATGAGTTACGAAAGTATAAAATTAACGATAGACAGAAAAATTGCAGTTGTAACAATCAACAGACCAGAAAGCTTAAATGCTTTGAACGCTCAGGTTCTTAACGATTTGGAAAATGTGTTTGACACTTTGGCTTCTGATAAAAATGTAAACTGTGTTATCGTTACCGGAAGTGGAGAAAAATCTTTCGTTGCGGGTGCAGATATCAAAGAATTTTCTGCTTACAGCTCAGAAAAAGCGAAAGAATTATCAAAAAGAGGACATTCGGTTTTTCAAAAAATAGAAGATTTGAACAAACCTGTGATTGCAGCAATCAATGGTTTTGCTTTAGGTGGAGGATTGGAATTGGCATTATCTTGCCACATACGATACGCTTCGGAAAATGCAAAATTAGGTTTACCGGAAGTAACTTTAGGATTGATTCCCGGTTATGGAGGAACGCAGAGATTGCCAAAATTGGTAGGAAAAGGTTTGGCTAATGAGATGATTTTCTCAGCAAAAATGATTACAGCTGAAAAAGCCAAATCTATTGGTTTGGTGAATGAAGTTTTTTCTTTGGAAGAATTGCTTGCAAAAACTCAGGAATTAGCTGAGCAGATTGTGAAAAATTCGCCATTAGGCATTGCAAAAGCTATAAAAGCAGTAAATGCCAGCGACAAAGAAAATGGGATGGAAACTGAGATTGATTCTTTTGGAGAATTATTTTCAGGAGAAGATTTTAAAGAAGGAGTTTCAGCTTTTCTGGAAAAAAGAAAGCCTGCCTTCAACTAA
- the xerD gene encoding site-specific tyrosine recombinase XerD: MNWSEKITDFSNFLKFEKSFSDNTLDAYVRDIKKLESFATTELQEVSPQNISYEDLQEFIYQLSKKKISERSQARGISSIKAFFKFLLEEEYREDNPSSLLEGPKLGLYLPDTLSMDDIDKIINSIDKKTDIGQRNQCILEVLYGCGLRVSELVDLKISNINFKEGFIIVEGKGEKTRLVPLASSTAEYLHDYIQNVRKKIKVNKKHEDIVFLNTRGTNMSRVIVFIIIKELTQKAGINKSISPHTFRHSFATHLLQNGADLRFIQEMLGHSSITTTQVYTHLKTEELRDVILNFHPRNRNIA; this comes from the coding sequence ATGAATTGGTCCGAAAAAATTACAGACTTCTCAAATTTTCTAAAATTTGAGAAAAGCTTCTCTGACAACACACTAGACGCTTACGTCAGAGATATCAAAAAGCTGGAAAGCTTTGCAACTACAGAATTACAAGAGGTTTCTCCGCAAAATATTTCTTACGAAGACCTACAAGAATTCATCTATCAACTTTCTAAAAAGAAAATCAGCGAACGTTCTCAGGCTAGAGGAATTTCTTCTATCAAGGCTTTTTTCAAATTTCTTTTGGAAGAAGAGTACAGAGAAGACAATCCTTCTTCCCTTTTAGAAGGTCCGAAATTGGGTCTTTATCTCCCTGATACTTTGAGTATGGATGACATTGACAAAATTATCAACAGTATTGATAAAAAGACAGATATTGGACAAAGAAACCAATGCATTCTTGAAGTACTGTACGGTTGTGGTCTTCGTGTTTCGGAATTGGTAGATTTGAAAATTTCTAATATCAATTTCAAAGAAGGATTCATTATTGTAGAAGGTAAAGGTGAGAAAACCAGATTGGTACCTCTTGCAAGTTCTACGGCAGAATATCTTCACGATTACATCCAAAACGTAAGAAAGAAAATCAAAGTCAACAAAAAGCACGAGGATATTGTTTTCCTGAATACAAGAGGAACTAATATGTCCAGAGTAATTGTTTTCATCATCATCAAAGAATTAACGCAGAAAGCCGGAATCAACAAGAGTATTTCCCCGCACACCTTCAGACATTCTTTTGCAACGCATTTGTTGCAAAATGGAGCTGATTTGAGGTTTATTCAGGAGATGTTGGGACACAGCAGTATTACCACAACGCAAGTTTATACGCATCTGAAAACTGAGGAACTGAGAGATGTTATTTTAAATTTCCACCCAAGAAATAGAAATATAGCTTAA
- the eno gene encoding phosphopyruvate hydratase, whose protein sequence is MSYISFIEARQILDSRGNPTIEVDVFTESGAMGRAAVPSGASTGEHEAVELRDGAPEFLGKGVLKAVENVKEVIAPELIGLPVFEQNLIDAVMIDLDGTSNKGKLGANAILGVSLAAAKAAAAELRMPLYKYVGGVNANTLPVPMMNVINGGSHSDAPIAFQEFMVMPVKADSFSHALRKGTEIFHSLKSILHGRGLSTAVGDEGGFAPTFTGTEDALDTLLQAIEKAGYKPGDDVMIALDCAASEFYKDGVYDYRKFQTPDAPVFSSSEQVSYLAELANKYPIISIEDGMQENDWAGWKELTDKIGDRVQLVGDDLFVTNVERLARGIKENTANSILVKVNQIGSLSETMAAVQMAQQNRYTTVMSHRSGETEDATIADLAVAQNCGQIKTGSASRSDRMAKYNQLLRIEEALGETAIFPGLEAFKIKR, encoded by the coding sequence ATGAGTTACATTTCATTTATCGAAGCAAGACAAATTTTAGATTCCAGAGGGAATCCTACAATAGAAGTAGATGTTTTCACAGAAAGTGGAGCAATGGGACGTGCGGCTGTGCCTTCTGGTGCATCTACAGGTGAGCACGAAGCGGTAGAATTGAGAGACGGGGCGCCGGAATTCTTAGGAAAAGGTGTTTTGAAGGCGGTAGAAAATGTGAAAGAAGTGATCGCTCCGGAATTAATTGGTCTTCCAGTTTTCGAACAAAATTTGATTGATGCTGTGATGATTGACCTTGATGGAACTTCTAATAAAGGTAAATTAGGCGCCAACGCAATCCTAGGTGTTTCTTTGGCTGCTGCAAAAGCTGCTGCTGCTGAACTGAGAATGCCTCTTTATAAATATGTTGGTGGTGTAAATGCAAACACACTTCCTGTTCCAATGATGAACGTTATCAACGGTGGTTCTCACTCAGATGCACCAATCGCTTTCCAGGAATTTATGGTAATGCCGGTAAAAGCAGACTCTTTCTCTCACGCTTTGAGAAAGGGAACTGAGATTTTCCACAGCTTAAAATCTATTCTTCATGGTAGAGGTTTGTCTACTGCAGTAGGTGACGAAGGTGGATTTGCTCCAACTTTCACAGGAACAGAAGATGCTTTGGATACTTTGCTACAAGCTATCGAAAAAGCAGGTTACAAACCTGGTGATGATGTAATGATTGCTTTGGATTGTGCAGCTTCAGAATTCTATAAAGATGGTGTTTACGATTACAGAAAATTCCAAACTCCGGATGCGCCAGTATTCTCAAGTAGCGAACAAGTTTCTTACCTTGCTGAATTAGCAAACAAATACCCAATTATCTCTATCGAGGATGGTATGCAGGAAAATGACTGGGCTGGTTGGAAAGAATTGACAGATAAAATCGGAGACAGAGTTCAATTGGTTGGAGATGATTTATTCGTAACTAATGTTGAAAGATTGGCTAGAGGTATCAAAGAAAATACAGCTAACTCAATCCTTGTAAAAGTTAACCAAATCGGTTCTCTATCTGAAACAATGGCAGCTGTACAAATGGCTCAACAAAACAGATATACAACAGTAATGTCTCACAGATCTGGTGAAACAGAAGATGCTACAATTGCTGATTTGGCAGTGGCACAAAACTGTGGACAAATCAAAACTGGTTCTGCTTCTAGATCTGATAGAATGGCGAAATATAACCAATTATTGAGAATTGAAGAAGCTCTTGGAGAAACTGCAATTTTCCCTGGTTTGGAGGCCTTCAAAATCAAAAGATAA
- a CDS encoding NUDIX hydrolase, with protein MENLKFCPKCGQEKLLWNNITKFSCSNCDFVLYHNTAAAVAVIIKHQDELFFTVRNQEPGKGKWDLSGGFTDPKESSEETCSRELNEELGLIINPEKFKYLGSQPNIYPYKNIDYNTLDLFYLYEVEKKFEIQLEESEISETIWIKASELDLDKIAFESQKRFLKNYITKN; from the coding sequence ATGGAAAATTTAAAGTTCTGTCCAAAATGTGGTCAGGAAAAACTACTATGGAATAATATTACCAAATTTAGTTGCAGCAATTGTGATTTTGTTTTATATCACAATACTGCTGCAGCTGTTGCGGTAATCATAAAACATCAAGATGAATTATTTTTCACAGTTCGGAATCAAGAACCTGGAAAAGGAAAATGGGACTTATCCGGCGGTTTCACAGACCCAAAAGAAAGTTCCGAAGAAACTTGCTCCAGAGAGTTGAATGAAGAATTAGGGTTAATAATCAATCCTGAAAAATTTAAATATCTGGGAAGTCAGCCGAACATCTATCCTTATAAAAATATTGATTACAATACTTTGGATTTGTTCTATCTGTACGAAGTTGAGAAAAAATTTGAAATCCAATTAGAAGAGTCTGAAATATCAGAAACTATTTGGATAAAAGCTTCAGAACTCGATTTGGATAAGATTGCTTTTGAATCTCAGAAACGATTTTTGAAAAATTATATTACAAAAAACTAG
- the ctlX gene encoding citrulline utilization hydrolase CtlX — MQTTDTVLMIEPVAFGFNEQTAVNNYFQVQQEGNVQDEALMEFNSFVEKLRAKGINVITIKDTLDPKTPDSIFPNNWVSFHSDGKVVLYPMFAENRRLERREDIINQIKEQFEVKEIIDYSETEKDNKFLEGTGSMIFDHDNKIAYGSVSLRLDEDLFRKFCSEFGFQPVVFHSYQTAGEERLPIYHTNVMMCIADKFVVICLDCIDDGLEREKVVETIKSSGKELIEISEDQMQNFAGNMLQVQNNSGEKFLVMSQSAYKSLKPEQVSAIEKYCEIIYSDLEVIETNGGGSARCMLAEVFLPKK, encoded by the coding sequence ATGCAGACTACAGATACAGTTTTGATGATAGAACCAGTCGCTTTCGGATTCAACGAGCAGACGGCGGTTAATAATTATTTTCAGGTTCAGCAGGAAGGAAATGTTCAGGATGAAGCCTTGATGGAGTTCAATTCTTTTGTTGAGAAACTGAGAGCAAAAGGCATCAATGTCATTACGATAAAAGATACGCTTGACCCAAAGACACCAGATTCAATTTTTCCCAATAATTGGGTAAGTTTTCATAGTGATGGAAAAGTGGTTCTATACCCAATGTTTGCTGAAAACAGACGTTTGGAAAGACGTGAGGATATCATCAATCAAATCAAAGAACAATTTGAGGTAAAGGAAATCATCGATTATTCTGAAACCGAAAAAGACAACAAATTCCTGGAAGGAACGGGAAGTATGATTTTCGATCACGATAATAAGATTGCTTACGGTTCTGTTTCTTTAAGATTGGATGAGGATTTATTCAGAAAATTCTGTAGTGAGTTTGGTTTTCAACCCGTGGTCTTTCATTCTTATCAGACGGCTGGCGAAGAAAGGCTTCCGATTTATCATACCAATGTAATGATGTGCATTGCGGATAAATTTGTAGTGATTTGCCTAGATTGCATTGATGACGGTTTGGAAAGAGAAAAAGTCGTTGAAACCATCAAAAGCTCAGGAAAAGAATTAATAGAAATCTCCGAAGACCAAATGCAAAACTTTGCAGGAAATATGCTTCAGGTTCAGAATAATTCTGGAGAAAAATTCCTGGTAATGAGTCAAAGTGCTTACAAATCTTTGAAGCCAGAACAAGTTTCTGCCATCGAAAAATATTGCGAAATTATTTACTCCGATTTGGAAGTGATAGAAACCAACGGTGGTGGAAGCGCAAGATGTATGTTGGCTGAGGTTTTCTTGCCAAAGAAATAA
- a CDS encoding citrate synthase, producing the protein MSDNKVILNYDGKSFEYPIVDSTIGDRGIDISKLRDQTGLITMDLGYKNTGATISEITYLDGDQGELFYRGYPIEQIAEKSNFTEVMYLLLHGELPTTEQFNTFNGNIKKYNFVAEEMKKIIDAFPRSAHPMGVLSTLTSALTAFNPKAVNVQSKEEMDLAAELLIAKFAHLAAWTYRKTLGLPLNHGDNSLNYVENFYKMAFRLPNEDFEINPVVTAALDKLLILHADHEQNCSTSTVRMVGSAHTGLFASVSAGISALWGPLHGGANQAVIEMLELIEKDGGDVSKYVAKAKDKNDSFRLMGFGHRVYKNFDPRAKIIKKAADDLLEALGIQDKALDIAMQLEKVALEDDYFIERKLYPNVDFYSGIIYRALGIPTEMFTVMFALGRLPGWIAQWKEMRLKGDPIGRPRQVYQGAQKRDYVDINNR; encoded by the coding sequence ATGTCAGATAATAAAGTTATATTAAATTACGACGGGAAAAGCTTTGAATATCCAATCGTAGATAGTACTATCGGAGACAGAGGAATTGATATTTCCAAACTGAGAGACCAAACTGGTTTGATTACCATGGATCTTGGTTATAAAAACACAGGTGCTACAATCAGTGAAATTACATACTTAGATGGTGATCAGGGTGAATTGTTCTACAGAGGTTATCCAATAGAGCAGATTGCTGAGAAATCCAATTTTACGGAGGTAATGTATCTTTTACTTCACGGAGAATTACCAACAACAGAGCAGTTTAATACCTTCAACGGTAACATCAAAAAATATAACTTCGTAGCAGAGGAGATGAAGAAAATCATTGATGCTTTTCCTCGTTCTGCCCACCCAATGGGCGTTTTGTCTACGCTTACTTCTGCGTTGACTGCTTTCAATCCTAAGGCGGTTAACGTACAATCCAAAGAAGAGATGGATCTTGCAGCTGAGTTGTTGATTGCGAAATTTGCTCATCTTGCAGCTTGGACCTACAGAAAAACGCTTGGTTTACCATTAAATCACGGAGATAATAGCTTAAATTATGTAGAGAATTTCTACAAAATGGCGTTCAGATTACCAAATGAAGATTTCGAAATCAATCCTGTGGTAACGGCTGCTTTGGACAAATTATTAATCCTTCACGCTGACCACGAGCAAAACTGTTCTACATCTACAGTAAGAATGGTAGGTTCTGCTCACACAGGTCTTTTTGCATCAGTTTCTGCAGGTATTTCTGCACTTTGGGGGCCACTTCATGGTGGAGCCAACCAAGCGGTTATCGAGATGCTTGAATTGATTGAAAAAGATGGTGGCGATGTTTCTAAATATGTTGCCAAGGCTAAAGATAAAAACGATAGCTTCCGTTTGATGGGCTTCGGGCACAGAGTTTACAAAAACTTCGACCCAAGAGCAAAAATCATTAAGAAGGCGGCTGACGATTTATTAGAAGCATTAGGAATTCAGGATAAGGCTCTGGATATTGCAATGCAGTTGGAAAAAGTAGCTTTGGAAGACGACTACTTCATCGAAAGAAAATTATATCCAAACGTAGATTTCTATTCAGGAATCATCTACAGAGCATTGGGAATCCCAACAGAAATGTTCACCGTAATGTTTGCATTAGGAAGATTGCCGGGATGGATTGCTCAATGGAAAGAAATGAGACTGAAAGGCGACCCGATCGGAAGACCAAGACAGGTTTATCAAGGTGCTCAAAAAAGAGATTACGTAGATATCAACAACAGATAA